One stretch of Clostridium sp. Marseille-P299 DNA includes these proteins:
- the truA gene encoding tRNA pseudouridine(38-40) synthase TruA: protein MQNENSKSNKIKNIKFKVMYDGSSYSGWQRVNNVKATKPSIQGVIEEGLSKILEEEITIISSGRTDAGVHAFGQVVNFKLNKDIDLTMLQFKMNELLPEDICIYEVEEVEKNFHSRYDAKKKTYEYFIDINERESVFNRKYAYPLGESLDIKLMEEGAKYLVGTHDFKAFCTDRKDGKSTVRTIYNIKIEKINERFGANEVKIQITGNGFLYNMVRIIVGTLIEVGLLKRNPENIKETLEKKERINAGITIGSQGLFLKNVEY, encoded by the coding sequence ATGCAAAATGAAAATTCAAAAAGCAATAAAATTAAAAATATAAAGTTTAAAGTTATGTATGATGGAAGTTCATATTCTGGATGGCAAAGAGTCAACAATGTTAAGGCTACAAAACCATCCATACAAGGAGTAATTGAAGAAGGTTTGTCCAAGATTTTAGAGGAAGAGATTACTATAATATCTTCTGGAAGAACAGATGCAGGAGTTCATGCATTTGGACAAGTAGTTAATTTTAAATTAAATAAAGATATTGATCTTACTATGCTACAATTTAAAATGAATGAATTATTACCAGAAGATATTTGTATCTATGAAGTAGAAGAAGTAGAAAAGAATTTTCATAGTAGATATGATGCAAAGAAAAAGACCTATGAATATTTTATTGATATCAATGAACGTGAGTCTGTATTTAATAGAAAATATGCGTATCCGTTAGGGGAGTCACTTGATATTAAGTTAATGGAGGAAGGTGCGAAATACTTAGTTGGAACTCATGATTTTAAAGCATTTTGTACGGATCGAAAGGATGGAAAATCAACGGTACGAACTATTTATAATATTAAAATTGAAAAAATAAATGAAAGATTTGGAGCAAATGAAGTAAAAATCCAAATTACTGGGAATGGATTCTTATATAATATGGTAAGAATTATTGTCGGTACGTTAATTGAAGTGGGACTTTTGAAGCGAAATCCAGAAAATATAAAAGAAACTTTAGAAAAAAAAGAAAGAATAAATGCTGGGATTACAATAGGTTCACAGGGTTTATTTTTAAAAAACGTTGAGTATTAA
- a CDS encoding LTA synthase family protein, protein MQWNIKKLNTPKIKEKLSNPIILCLVTAVCLNLFVEAMSRRSLFGAFGYLFTNPIVFIYNTILIAVTLSISLFFKRKHFVLFVTSLAWVIIGITDFILLLFRTTPFTATDITLAKSAVDIWQYYLKFYHIILIAIGLVLLAICCVIVWKKTSKNSTRYPIVKSISFFVTTLGLSFLLTGAGLKMNFLAANFGNLANAFHDYGLPYCFVNSVINTGIDKPNTYNETVVNQIVEAVESGDLVDSTLLTLSGNKDTEITPTATPIPSPTATPTPEPTKAVTKEQPNIIMLQLESFFDPTLIKGISYTMDPLPTFHKLQGEFTSGFLNVPSIGAGTANTEFEVITGMNLDFFGPGEYPYKTILKKTTAESVSYNLKGLGYATHAIHNNTGTFYDRNQVFAQLGFDTFTPIEYMNNIERTPTNWAKDFVLTSQIKDTLESTPGEDFIYTISVQGHGSYPTENILEEQRFDLTLPEGLESLYYPLLYYSHQINEMDQFINELTTYLSSLDEDTVLVMYGDHLPGFQLTAENLENGDLFQTPYVMWSNFDLDVENKTVEAYQLYSYVLGRLGISNGLITKFHQTQYSSDAYLEELKLLEYDMLYGELNCFNGVNPYEKTDLQMGIHEITIENVTPLYVGSDSNSSGMLVEGNYFTPYSKVYVNDEYKTTYFKDENTLYAADITLKDGDVVTVVQSCDDMVPLSSTKPYTFNK, encoded by the coding sequence ATGCAATGGAATATTAAAAAGTTAAACACACCTAAAATAAAGGAAAAACTATCTAATCCTATTATTTTATGTCTTGTAACAGCTGTTTGTTTAAATTTATTTGTCGAAGCAATGTCACGGCGATCGCTGTTTGGCGCTTTTGGCTATTTATTTACAAATCCAATCGTATTTATTTATAATACAATTCTTATAGCCGTTACCCTATCAATTTCATTATTTTTTAAACGGAAACATTTTGTTTTGTTTGTAACATCGTTGGCCTGGGTTATTATTGGTATTACAGACTTTATTCTATTGTTATTCCGAACCACACCTTTTACAGCTACCGACATTACATTAGCTAAGTCAGCCGTGGATATATGGCAATATTATTTAAAGTTTTACCATATCATTTTAATTGCCATTGGGTTAGTATTACTTGCTATATGTTGTGTCATTGTATGGAAGAAGACAAGTAAAAATAGTACCAGATACCCTATCGTAAAGAGCATTTCCTTTTTTGTGACTACATTAGGGCTTTCCTTTTTACTCACCGGCGCTGGTCTGAAAATGAACTTCCTAGCTGCTAATTTTGGTAATTTGGCCAATGCGTTTCATGACTATGGTTTACCTTATTGTTTCGTAAATAGCGTAATTAATACTGGTATTGATAAACCAAATACTTATAACGAAACAGTAGTAAATCAAATTGTAGAAGCTGTAGAAAGCGGAGACCTTGTAGACTCCACTTTATTAACCCTATCAGGCAATAAAGATACAGAGATAACACCTACAGCGACCCCAATTCCAAGTCCTACTGCTACACCAACTCCTGAACCAACGAAAGCAGTCACAAAAGAACAGCCAAATATTATAATGCTTCAATTAGAATCCTTTTTTGACCCTACTTTAATCAAAGGCATCAGTTACACTATGGACCCGCTTCCAACATTTCATAAGTTACAAGGTGAATTTACATCTGGTTTCTTAAATGTCCCTTCCATTGGAGCTGGAACTGCAAATACTGAGTTTGAAGTTATAACGGGTATGAATCTTGACTTCTTTGGTCCTGGAGAATATCCATATAAGACAATTCTTAAGAAAACAACTGCCGAGAGTGTTAGTTATAATTTAAAAGGACTTGGCTATGCTACACATGCGATTCATAATAATACAGGTACCTTTTATGATCGTAATCAGGTGTTTGCACAGCTTGGATTTGATACATTTACACCGATTGAATATATGAACAATATTGAAAGAACTCCAACCAATTGGGCAAAGGATTTTGTGTTAACATCTCAGATTAAAGATACACTTGAATCTACTCCTGGTGAAGACTTTATATACACAATTTCTGTGCAAGGTCATGGTAGTTATCCAACTGAGAATATTTTAGAGGAACAACGTTTTGATTTAACGTTACCAGAAGGACTAGAAAGTCTTTACTATCCACTCCTTTATTATTCACATCAGATCAATGAAATGGATCAGTTCATTAATGAATTAACTACTTATCTAAGTTCCTTAGATGAAGATACTGTTCTTGTCATGTATGGAGATCATTTACCTGGTTTTCAATTAACCGCAGAAAACCTTGAAAACGGAGACTTATTCCAAACTCCTTATGTAATGTGGAGTAACTTTGATTTAGATGTTGAAAATAAAACCGTTGAAGCATATCAATTGTATTCCTATGTGTTAGGACGATTAGGTATTTCTAATGGTTTAATTACTAAGTTCCATCAAACACAATATAGCTCTGATGCTTATCTTGAAGAGTTAAAATTACTTGAATATGATATGTTATACGGAGAATTAAATTGTTTTAATGGAGTAAATCCTTATGAAAAAACCGATTTACAAATGGGTATACATGAAATAACAATTGAGAATGTTACACCATTGTACGTTGGTTCGGATAGTAATAGTTCAGGTATGCTAGTTGAGGGTAATTATTTTACTCCATATAGCAAAGTCTATGTAAACGACGAATATAAAACTACGTATTTTAAAGATGAAAATACATTATATGCCGCAGATATCACACTAAAAGATGGCGATGTTGTAACTGTCGTTCAAAGTTGTGATGATATGGTTCCGTTAAGCTCAACCAAACCATATACATTTAATAAGTAG
- a CDS encoding heavy metal translocating P-type ATPase, with translation MKFKKETLRIGTALIIFAFGFLFKSVELVSLALFTVAYALAGYDVLYRAIRNILRGQIFDENFLMAIATVGAFAIGDFAEGAAVMLFYQVGELFQSYAVNQSRKSITELMNIRPDFANVLREGEYVTVDPEEVLVGETILVKPGEKVPLDGTIIEGSTTLDTAALTGEALPREVKAGEEVISGCINLNGIILVQVNKEFEESTVAKILDLVENASSKKAKAENFITKFAKYYTPIVVIVAAILAIIPPILIPDASFKDWLYRALIFLVVSCPCALVISIPLGFFGGIGGASKQGILIKGSNYLEALANTRTVVFDKTGTLTKGNFAVTSINTSSGSEEELLELAAKAEYYSNHPISISIKKAYGKEITEDDIKDVNELPGYGVKAIINEKTVLAGNERLMKENKIDYVPCKEVGTIVYVAAEGAFLGSIVIADEIKSDAKVAILDLKKAGIRRTVMLTGDAKQVGEKVASELKIDDVYTNLLPGDKVEKLEKLLSAKNPKETLAYVGDGINDAPVLARADIGIAMGGLGSDAAIEAADIVIMEDEPSKIATAIGISRKTLRIVKQNIVFALGVKILVLILAAFGMSNMWEAVFADVGVSVIAILNAIRVLRYK, from the coding sequence ATGAAATTTAAGAAAGAAACGCTTCGTATTGGAACAGCGTTGATTATATTTGCATTTGGATTTCTCTTTAAGAGTGTTGAACTAGTAAGCTTAGCACTTTTTACGGTGGCGTATGCTTTGGCTGGATATGATGTTTTATACCGAGCAATTCGTAATATACTAAGAGGTCAAATCTTTGATGAAAACTTTTTAATGGCCATCGCAACAGTTGGTGCCTTTGCCATTGGTGATTTTGCAGAAGGCGCTGCGGTAATGCTTTTTTATCAAGTGGGAGAATTATTTCAGTCCTATGCTGTAAATCAGTCAAGAAAATCCATTACGGAGCTTATGAATATACGCCCTGACTTTGCCAATGTATTAAGAGAGGGCGAGTATGTTACTGTTGACCCAGAAGAAGTTTTGGTTGGTGAGACTATTTTGGTAAAACCTGGTGAGAAAGTTCCTTTGGATGGAACAATCATAGAAGGAAGTACAACACTAGATACTGCAGCTTTGACTGGAGAAGCTTTACCAAGAGAAGTGAAAGCTGGTGAAGAAGTAATTAGTGGTTGCATTAATCTAAATGGAATCATATTAGTACAGGTAAATAAAGAGTTTGAAGAATCAACGGTTGCTAAAATACTTGATTTAGTAGAAAATGCTAGTTCTAAAAAAGCAAAAGCTGAAAATTTCATAACGAAATTTGCAAAGTATTATACACCAATTGTAGTAATTGTTGCAGCAATACTAGCAATTATTCCTCCTATACTAATCCCAGATGCAAGCTTTAAAGATTGGTTATACCGTGCACTTATTTTCCTAGTAGTTTCTTGTCCTTGTGCACTAGTAATTTCAATTCCACTTGGATTTTTCGGTGGTATCGGTGGTGCAAGTAAACAAGGAATCTTAATTAAAGGAAGTAACTATCTAGAGGCTTTGGCGAATACTAGAACCGTTGTTTTTGATAAGACAGGAACATTAACAAAAGGTAACTTTGCAGTGACAAGTATAAATACAAGTTCTGGAAGTGAAGAGGAATTATTAGAACTTGCAGCCAAAGCGGAGTATTATTCCAATCATCCAATCTCTATTTCAATTAAAAAGGCGTATGGAAAAGAGATAACAGAGGACGATATTAAAGATGTTAATGAGCTTCCTGGATATGGAGTGAAGGCCATTATCAATGAAAAAACGGTGCTTGCTGGTAATGAACGTTTGATGAAGGAAAATAAGATAGATTATGTTCCTTGTAAAGAAGTAGGAACAATTGTTTATGTGGCAGCAGAGGGAGCATTCCTTGGTAGTATTGTAATCGCAGATGAGATTAAAAGCGATGCGAAAGTAGCGATTTTGGATCTTAAAAAAGCAGGTATTCGTAGAACAGTTATGTTAACTGGAGATGCAAAACAAGTTGGTGAAAAAGTTGCTTCTGAACTTAAAATTGACGATGTGTATACGAATCTATTACCAGGTGACAAAGTAGAAAAATTAGAAAAATTGCTAAGTGCTAAAAATCCCAAAGAAACTCTCGCATATGTTGGCGATGGTATTAATGATGCCCCAGTACTTGCAAGAGCAGATATTGGAATTGCCATGGGTGGTCTAGGTTCGGATGCAGCAATTGAGGCAGCGGACATAGTAATTATGGAAGATGAACCATCTAAGATTGCAACAGCAATAGGGATTTCAAGAAAAACATTACGAATTGTAAAACAAAATATCGTATTTGCTCTTGGAGTTAAGATATTAGTTTTAATATTGGCTGCTTTTGGTATGTCAAATATGTGGGAAGCAGTATTTGCAGATGTTGGTGTTTCCGTCATTGCAATCTTAAATGCAATTCGAGTTTTAAGATATAAATAA
- a CDS encoding heavy-metal-associated domain-containing protein, which translates to MKKILKLEGLDCANCAAKMEDGIKKIAGVEEATVSFMTQKVTLLANDENMESIIEQAIKVIKKVEPDIIIK; encoded by the coding sequence ATGAAAAAGATTTTAAAATTAGAAGGTTTAGATTGCGCAAACTGTGCAGCAAAGATGGAAGATGGAATAAAAAAAATAGCAGGTGTTGAAGAGGCTACTGTTAGCTTTATGACACAAAAAGTTACACTACTTGCAAATGATGAGAATATGGAAAGCATTATAGAGCAAGCTATAAAAGTAATCAAAAAGGTTGAACCAGATATCATTATAAAATAA
- a CDS encoding ArsR/SmtB family transcription factor, with translation MSEHSDTTQRIPHDHGYNTEKLLETMPKERAFILAAEVFDQLSDGTRLKILWLLCHSEECVNDIAAAIEMSAPAVSHHLKSLRQTGIITSRRVGKEVLYTLEKTPKAQLIHRMIDDVFEINCPREAVKLEDL, from the coding sequence ATGAGTGAACATAGTGATACAACTCAAAGAATACCACATGATCATGGTTATAATACAGAAAAGCTATTAGAAACAATGCCAAAAGAGCGAGCATTTATTTTAGCAGCTGAAGTTTTCGACCAATTAAGTGATGGGACTAGATTAAAGATTCTTTGGTTACTTTGCCATAGCGAGGAATGTGTAAATGATATTGCAGCTGCAATAGAAATGAGTGCTCCGGCAGTTTCCCATCATCTTAAGTCGCTCCGTCAGACTGGTATAATAACAAGTAGAAGAGTAGGCAAAGAGGTGTTATACACACTTGAGAAAACTCCGAAAGCCCAGTTGATTCATAGAATGATAGATGATGTTTTTGAAATAAATTGCCCAAGAGAGGCTGTTAAGTTAGAGGATTTATAA
- a CDS encoding ABC transporter permease subunit produces the protein MNGAKTIIKKELTRVFKDKKLVFSLFILPAILMIGMYSLMGTMMEKMVDNVEQHASNVYIQNAPDGLKEVMEASLYNNTANITYISGSDSVETIQESILKGEVDLLVSFPSTFLEEIKAYKVQGDTIPNVSIYYNTAEDYSVAAYNSFKEKVLSPLETNLLGDRLGNLEQLTVFKLNEKIIVDADKENGKVLAMLIPYLITFLLFVGAMSLGVDAITGEKERGTMAKLLLAPIKRSEIVYGKLISLVILSSISACVYAVSMIFGMPLMAGDLFGEGTSATISFSVLEAIQLLIIMLVMVYVYVGLVALVSVIAKTAKEANTYISPIYIVVIVAGLLTMYQGGFEKPLYMYAIPVYGNSLAIQNLMTKELTLVQFGVSIAGTLALAAIVTALLTKAFKSEKIMFNA, from the coding sequence ATGAATGGGGCAAAAACAATCATTAAAAAAGAGTTAACTCGTGTATTTAAAGATAAAAAACTTGTTTTTAGCTTATTTATTTTACCAGCCATATTAATGATCGGTATGTACTCACTTATGGGGACGATGATGGAAAAAATGGTGGATAATGTAGAACAGCATGCGTCTAATGTATACATACAAAATGCGCCAGATGGATTAAAGGAAGTAATGGAAGCAAGCTTATACAACAATACAGCTAATATTACTTATATAAGCGGATCAGATAGTGTGGAGACAATACAAGAGAGTATATTAAAAGGTGAAGTTGATTTATTAGTAAGTTTTCCATCTACGTTTTTAGAAGAGATAAAAGCATATAAAGTGCAAGGAGATACGATACCAAATGTAAGTATCTATTACAATACTGCAGAAGATTATTCAGTAGCAGCATATAATTCTTTTAAGGAAAAGGTACTCAGTCCATTGGAGACAAATCTTCTTGGAGATCGATTAGGGAACTTAGAGCAATTAACAGTTTTTAAATTAAATGAGAAAATCATTGTTGATGCAGATAAGGAGAATGGTAAGGTCCTTGCAATGTTGATTCCGTATTTAATTACCTTTTTATTATTTGTTGGTGCCATGAGTTTAGGGGTAGATGCAATTACTGGAGAAAAAGAACGTGGAACAATGGCTAAATTATTGCTAGCTCCAATTAAGCGAAGTGAGATTGTATATGGTAAATTAATTTCGTTAGTTATATTATCGAGTATCTCTGCGTGTGTATATGCAGTATCTATGATTTTTGGGATGCCACTGATGGCAGGTGATCTTTTTGGTGAGGGAACATCAGCAACCATTAGTTTTTCTGTGTTAGAAGCGATTCAACTTTTAATCATTATGTTAGTTATGGTTTACGTATATGTTGGTTTAGTTGCACTTGTATCAGTTATTGCAAAAACAGCCAAAGAAGCCAATACCTATATATCACCAATTTACATTGTTGTAATCGTAGCAGGGTTGCTAACGATGTACCAAGGTGGATTTGAGAAACCTCTATATATGTATGCAATTCCTGTGTATGGAAATTCATTGGCCATTCAAAACTTAATGACGAAAGAATTAACATTGGTGCAATTTGGCGTATCAATTGCTGGAACACTAGCACTTGCGGCAATCGTTACGGCACTGTTAACAAAAGCATTTAAGAGCGAGAAGATAATGTTTAATGCATAA